The segment GTTTAGATCCTTTGGAAGCTAAATACCCAAGCCATTCTGCATACAGCTATTCAATTAATAGTCCGATTAGATATCAAGATATTGACGGAAATGTTATTGTTGATGCTGCTGGAAATATTGCCGTGTTTATTAATAATGCAGGTAAACCTGAGTTCACAAAATATGCAACTGAAGATATAAAAACTACTATTAGTTTAATGACAAAAACGGATGTCGGAACTAAAATTGCAGAACAAATGATAACAAGTTGTAACAATATTAAGATAGTTATTGATACTAAGACCTCTGGTATTTGGGATAATAAAGAAAAAAAGTTCGTAGAAGAAACAAATGAAAATACATTTACAAAATACGGAAAAACAAGCACAGATACGCGTCCTAAAGATGGTACACTACCCGATGTTACAATTACTGTATATAAAAAATCATTTGAAAGAGATGCAAATAGTAATAACCCGGATTTAGTAAATTCTTTTGGTGAGAGTTATGTTCAAGTACCACAATTTAAATCTGAGGATTTGATGGGAGGGACATTTGTTCATGAAGGAACACATACTACCGATCCAAGTTCAAATAGTCATACTACTACCAATCCAAAAAATATAGAGGACTTACCAAAACAAAAACAATTAGAACATTTTAGAGAACTAGATAAAAATGAAAAAAAAGATAGAATACTTGACAAAGGAGAATATTAAAAAATTTAGTATCACTTGTTTCTGCATATTTTTTATGAAAATAGGTTTTACTCAAAATACTATAGATACATCAATAGTTAATATTGTTGAGAAATATCTATTGCAAAAAGAAAGTGGATTAGAGCTAGTAAAATCAAAACAATATTTCATAAAGTTTATTCAATCAGCTGCTAAAGAAAAAAGTAATATTGATATATTTTATTTTGGGGAAGGCTCTACTCATATAGGATTTGATATTATACTCTTTTATAATAGAACAGATAAAAAATCTGTTTTTGTAGACCCTTCATCAGAAAATATTTTAGAAACGATGATTTTGTTAAATAATACTCTCTATGACATAGAAGGTTTAAAAGCTGCAAATATTAATTTGTGTTATAGATTAGTAATTGATAACTATGTTGAGGAACCTAAACAGCAGTTTTTAAAACCAAAGAAAAAATAAACTTGTGGTAGTGTACCATGGTAGTGTACCATTTGTCACTTTTGAATATTGTGATTTTATAAATAGCTGAAAAACAAAATAAAGTGGAGTTAAGTATCCAATAAAAGAGAGTAGTTAATTTTCCTCTCTTTTATTTTAAAAACGTGTTAGGGAGCATTATTACTAGGTTTGTATTTTCTTGGTGTACCATTTATCACTTAAAAAACCATGAATTGTCAATACTGTAAAGGAATTTGCTTAGTTAGTAGTAGTTAAAATTTATTTAATCAATTCATATTAAAAGCAATTCCTTTTTTATATTATTGAGTTTATAAAATGCTAACTAAATACCCATTATATTACCATTCGTTCGGGGCTCCAATGGCTACTCGTAACAAACAGGTAAGCAGTGTGTTAGTGACAAAAACCGTGAGCGAAAGTTCGTTTTCAAGCGGTGTTGACGGGTGGGTAGCAACCAGCAATGCAACCTTAAGCAATGTATACGGTAACATACGTGCAACCGTAACAGCCTTAAATGCAGGTATGCAAAAAACCTTTAGTACCGAGGCAGGCAAAACCTACCGCATCATGTTTAAAGTAAACCTACGTGGCTGGCCATACATGTACGTAAAAGATGTCGCGAGTACCACAAACTTAATAAGCATAACAGATTTCATGACCCCTGGTGATTACAGTTATATTTTCACTGCTACCGGCTTTGAAACCAATATAATATTCCACGAAGCAGGTAACCCAAGCGGTAGTGTGCAATTAGCTAGTTTCACTTTAGAAGAAGTTGATGCGGAAAATGGGTATAGGTTCGGCTTTAACGGTATGGAAAAGACGGATGAGATGTATGGTGATGGGAGTGAATACTCTACAGAATTTAGACAATATGATGCTAGGTTAGGTAGATGGATGAGTATTGATCCAATGTCTAGTTATTTCCCTTGGCAAAGCCCTTATGCTGCGTTTGATAATAATCCTATTTTAATAAAAGATCCCAAAGGCTTGGCTGGGGAAAGCAGTAATGCTGACCCTGATAAAAAAATGAAACGCCAAACTAAAAGATTTGAAAAGTTGAAAGCAAAATTAGCGGACAAATATGGTGAAGGAAGTGATAAATATAATAGTGAATTGGCTAGAATTGGAAGCAGGAGGCGTTATGGATCTTCTTTAGTATTTCATCAAAAGCATAGTTCGCCTCAAGTGTCGAGTGGAAGCACTGGATCTATTAACCGTGATTTTGCATTACAATTTGATAATACAAAAGCAACATACCAAAGTGAAAAGATTATGGGTGGATTAGACCCATTGGCCCGACCAAATTATGTTGCACCAGGTGAAGTTGCCGGAGAGGTTTCATTTGAGGTTAAAGTAACAGATGGACAGAAAGTTTTTTTAAGTTCAGCGACAACTGCAGGATTGCAAGTAGAAGTACTAGTAAATGGTCAATCTACGTACAATTTTTCAGAAGCTCCTCAACCTGCTTGGGATGAAAAGAAATATACGGATCAAGATATTAGTCACCCTAAACTTGTGGAGTATAAATCAATTGCCATAAATACAGGTAGTAGTAGCCCACAAATTGTTGTAATAACATTTAAAGCAACTTATACTAATGTTGGTTCTAAAATTCATTATAGAGGTTATGCACCAAGATTAACTGCCGCTAAAGTTTCTGTAGGTACAATAAGTAATTAAATTTAAGAAAGATGAATAAGAGTAAATTTTTGATTTTAGTTTTAGTGTTTAATTGTTTTATAGCTAAGATAAAATCACAGGAAATATTAAATATAAAAGATTCGCTTAATAGGAAACAAGGAGAGTGGATTGATTTTTATGATGTCGGTTGTAAAAAAATTAAGTCCAGAATTTATTATCATGATAATAATAAAGATGGTAAAGCCTACTTTTATAATAAAGTAGGTAAATTAAAAGAACTTGTTTATTATAAAGAGAATAGAATTATTCTTTCAAAGGAATTTTATACAGATAATAAGAGAGAAGGTAAAGTTAAAACGGTCAATGGAATAAAATTTAATCCATCATTATCTAAACTTAGATATGAGATTGATTCTTCTAAGATTAAATCGGATAAAATTAATCTAACTGACCCATCAAATAATAAAACAGGTATTTGGCATGAGGTTATGTTTGCAAGTTTTTTTAATGTACCTGGATATTCAGAGTACTATATCGTAGGATATTATTTGGCAGGGTCAAGACATGGAATAACCAAGTATTACAATTATGATAATCATAATCTAAAATTTGAAGCCAATTATAAAAATGGTATTTTAGATGGAATATTTAATGTTTATAATAATGATGGTAATATTATAGTTATGTATAATTATGTTAATGGTCTTAGAGATGGTGATTACACCGCATTTTACGATAATGGCAAAATCAGATATAAAGGAACTATGAAAGATGATAAGTTATTTGGTGAATATTTTGAGTATGATAAAAAGGGAAATTGTATATTACACATTAAAGATGTAAAAATAACGCCTCCATATTAGTGATAGCTATCGCTTCGGCTTCAACGGTATGGAAAAAACGGATGAAGCATATGGCATTGGAAATGAGTATTCTACAGAGTGTAGGCAGTTTGATTCAAGATTAGGTAGGTGGATGAGTATTGACCCTTTGTTTAGAAACTTTCCTTGGCAAAGTCCTTATGTCGCTTTTGATAACAACCCTATTACAAATACTGATCCGAACGGAATGGCATCTAAACCATCTACTCATAAGGTAAAAAAGGGAGAAACACTTAGTGCGATTGCTAAAAAGAACAATATAAAAATAGAAGACTTAAAAAGTGCCAACAAACAAATAGACTGGAATAGTAAGAACCGTACAGGGAAAAAACAAGATTGGGTCTATGCTGGTGAAACAATTAATATTCCAGGAGAGGTTGAGACAAATGAAAAAACTGAAAAAAAATCAACCGATAATGATAAAGATGAAGCAGGATATAATGCACCACCTAGATCTTTACCAGGCTTTCCTGATTCACAAAAAGTTAAGCCAAAAAACTTTAGAACGAGATGGCGCTTACCAGATGGCGATCTTTTAGAATGGGATGGGCAACATGGAGAACTAGAACGATATAATCCAAAAGGTAAGCATAAAGGGGTTTATTCTCCTGAAGGTGATAGAATTGGGGATGCAGTTCCTGGAAGAAAGATAGAACCAATGCTGAGAATTCCAGATTTAAGCCCTTGGGTAGCACCATTTATAATAGTTCCAGTTACAATGGGATATATAATTTTAAGATCTGCTGAACGTTCTTTGAGAGTTATTACACCTATTATTATTGACCCTAAAATAACGAATCCAGACTATTCTAAACCACATCCAGGATCTTAATATGAAAAATATAATCTTTTTTTTAAATGTCTATGAAAGAGATGGAGAGTCACTTGTTGAAGAGTTTGACATCACATCTATTAGTAAACTAATCGCAAATGAGTTTGGTGTAAATAACCAATTCATACAAGCCCCATATAAAATTGATACTATCAATTTGTATGAAATTTTGTTAAAATATATCACAAACTTAAAAGTATATGATTATAATTCATATGATTTTTTTATAGAATGTTATTCAAGTTAGGAGTATTGTACTGCCTAACAGGTTTATTATATAAATTAAGATAATGGAGTATTTAGAAGAATTACATGATAGTTCAATTCAAAGTATAAGAATTGATTTTGAAAAACAGATTATTTCAGTAGTCGTTTCGATTTATAGTAATGAAACGCAAGATTATTATTCAATTTGTTTAACTTTTTATGAGGTAAGTAATTATAAAATAAATGAAATATTTTAAATGTCTTAGAAGAGTTGGAAATTTATACTTTCGATTATAAAGATAAGAATGGCAAAAAAGAAATTGAATTTATTTTATTAATTGATGCAGGGGAACCAAGTATTAATATAAAGTTTGAATGCGTAAATTTTAAAAGAGAACTTTTGTAAAGTAGGCAATGATTGATAGTGTAAACATTCTAAATAACTGAAAAACAAAATAAAGTGGAATAAGGTATCCATAAAAGAGAGGAGTTAATATTCCTCTCTTTTATTTTATAAATGCGTTAGGGAGCATTATTACTAGGTTTGTATTTTCTTAGTGTACCATTTATCACCTGAAAAGCCATGAAGTGGGTAGTGTACCATTTAGCACCTGAGTTATGAAAGCCCATATTATAAAGGGGAAAGAAACCAAAAGAAAAGAAATTAAGTAACAGAAGAACTAAACTATAGATGTATCCGGAAGTAATGAAGATTAGAAAAAGAGGTTTATTCGTATTTAGTTTATTTATTTTACTAAATATAAGTTCAATTGGTCAAAATAAATTTTTGATTAAATGGGAAAAAGAAAAACTGAACAAAAGAGAAAGAATAATTATGCTTAATGATTATATCTCGGACTTTGCATTATTCATGAATTCAGATTCTAAAAGGATAGATTCAAATTGTATTAGAAGTTCGAATAAAACATACTTTGATAATTATGAAAAGGACAAAGTTTTATTTTACTTTATTAAACTCTATTTAGGAAATGACACTAAATTTAAAGAAAATAATTTGTGTTATTACAGTTT is part of the Bacteroidota bacterium genome and harbors:
- a CDS encoding RHS repeat-associated core domain-containing protein, whose protein sequence is LASFTLEEVEAENGYRFGFNGKEKDDELKGDGNSYDFGARMYDARLGKWLSLDPLEAKYPSHSAYSYSINSPIRYQDIDGNVIVDAAGNIAVFINNAGKPEFTKYATEDIKTTISLMTKTDVGTKIAEQMITSCNNIKIVIDTKTSGIWDNKEKKFVEETNENTFTKYGKTSTDTRPKDGTLPDVTITVYKKSFERDANSNNPDLVNSFGESYVQVPQFKSEDLMGGTFVHEGTHTTDPSSNSHTTTNPKNIEDLPKQKQLEHFRELDKNEKKDRILDKGEY
- a CDS encoding RHS repeat-associated core domain-containing protein, whose protein sequence is MLTKYPLYYHSFGAPMATRNKQVSSVLVTKTVSESSFSSGVDGWVATSNATLSNVYGNIRATVTALNAGMQKTFSTEAGKTYRIMFKVNLRGWPYMYVKDVASTTNLISITDFMTPGDYSYIFTATGFETNIIFHEAGNPSGSVQLASFTLEEVDAENGYRFGFNGMEKTDEMYGDGSEYSTEFRQYDARLGRWMSIDPMSSYFPWQSPYAAFDNNPILIKDPKGLAGESSNADPDKKMKRQTKRFEKLKAKLADKYGEGSDKYNSELARIGSRRRYGSSLVFHQKHSSPQVSSGSTGSINRDFALQFDNTKATYQSEKIMGGLDPLARPNYVAPGEVAGEVSFEVKVTDGQKVFLSSATTAGLQVEVLVNGQSTYNFSEAPQPAWDEKKYTDQDISHPKLVEYKSIAINTGSSSPQIVVITFKATYTNVGSKIHYRGYAPRLTAAKVSVGTISN
- a CDS encoding colicin E3/pyocin S6 family cytotoxin; this encodes MSDSYRFGFNGMEKTDEAYGIGNEYSTECRQFDSRLGRWMSIDPLFRNFPWQSPYVAFDNNPITNTDPNGMASKPSTHKVKKGETLSAIAKKNNIKIEDLKSANKQIDWNSKNRTGKKQDWVYAGETINIPGEVETNEKTEKKSTDNDKDEAGYNAPPRSLPGFPDSQKVKPKNFRTRWRLPDGDLLEWDGQHGELERYNPKGKHKGVYSPEGDRIGDAVPGRKIEPMLRIPDLSPWVAPFIIVPVTMGYIILRSAERSLRVITPIIIDPKITNPDYSKPHPGS